A portion of the Flavobacterium magnum genome contains these proteins:
- a CDS encoding error-prone DNA polymerase, translated as MSYTELQVTTNFSFLRGGSHPNEFVAQAACLGYKAIAITDRNTLAGVVRAHVAAKKEEIRLIIGCHLELLDGSPLLAYPTDKDAYARLSGLLSAGNLRAEKGECHLYKADVYQYAEGLKFIALAPLSLNEHFDFDDIFKSTLQEYHEKLGDALYLGISRSYHSNDNKRMHRLWQLSQSLDIPLAATNDVHYHIPERRELQDVLTCIREKCTIQAAGFRLYQNAERYLKSEDEMQRLFRQYPEALEKAREIADSCRFSLDSLKYVYPEEITSEGRTPQQELEMLTWQGANEKFNDNIPEKIAETIRYELEFMERKNYAAYFLTVYDFVRFARDRDILCQGRGSAANSVVCYCLGITSVDPSKFKLLFARFMSDARNEPPDIDVDFEHERREEVIQYIYEKYGRDRAAIVATVTQVHWKGAIRDVAKAMGLSADAVDKLAATIWEFRDALDENRITSEGFNLSDPHLIKVIELTKQYVGFPRQLGQHTGGFIITQDRLSDLCPILNARMEDRTNIEWNKDDIEALGFLKVDVLALGMLTCIRKAFDLCKQHYGLNLTLAEINKEDDPAVYEMIQHADTLGVFQIESRAQMSMLPRLKPKCFYDLVIEVAIVRPGPIQGDMVHPYLKRRSDPSLIDFPSEELREILGRTLGVPLFQEQAMEIAIVAAGFTPAEADGLRRSMATFKAKGKVSDWERKLVQGMIKKGYEEDFAKRVFRQLEGFGSYGFPESHAASFALLVYVSSWIKYYYPDVFATALLNSMPMGFYQPAQIVIDARNHGITVKPVDINYSDWDNTLEQKSGKYYAIRLGFRQVKGLSADDMQLLVAGREKLFTSVNTLLDIGIPMATLEKLADADAFRSIGLDRRRALWEVSALTDSPVGMFEGQPSESINEPQLTLPFLTEAAHVVEDYATTGLSLKAHPVHFIRPQLNSLGVTPSGKLSNMKNGDKIKVAGLITVRQRPGTAKGVLFVTIEDESGFANLVVWAKIFEAHRREIVQARLLMVEGKLQIEGEVIHVVVNRCFNLSTLLRGMTEAPNVASALSTLSRGDEKQSGTEEVFYKGRNFK; from the coding sequence ATGAGCTATACAGAACTACAGGTGACCACCAATTTCAGCTTCCTTCGCGGCGGTTCGCATCCAAACGAATTCGTAGCACAGGCAGCATGCCTTGGTTATAAAGCAATTGCCATTACAGATCGGAATACACTGGCGGGAGTCGTACGCGCACATGTTGCTGCAAAAAAGGAGGAAATCCGCCTGATTATCGGTTGCCATCTGGAACTGCTCGACGGCTCGCCTTTACTGGCATATCCTACAGACAAGGACGCCTATGCAAGGCTGTCCGGCCTGCTTTCAGCCGGCAACCTGCGCGCTGAAAAAGGGGAATGCCATTTGTATAAAGCCGATGTGTACCAATATGCCGAAGGATTAAAGTTTATTGCACTGGCACCGCTGTCTCTGAATGAACACTTCGATTTCGACGATATTTTCAAATCCACATTGCAGGAATATCATGAAAAGCTGGGTGATGCGCTTTACCTCGGTATCAGCCGCTCCTACCACTCAAATGATAACAAGCGCATGCATCGGCTCTGGCAGCTTTCCCAATCGCTGGACATACCGCTCGCGGCAACCAACGATGTGCATTACCATATACCCGAACGCCGGGAGCTTCAGGATGTACTGACCTGCATCCGTGAAAAATGTACCATACAGGCAGCTGGATTCCGGCTTTACCAAAATGCGGAACGCTACCTCAAATCCGAAGATGAAATGCAAAGGTTGTTTCGGCAATATCCGGAAGCATTGGAAAAGGCACGGGAAATTGCGGATTCCTGTCGGTTTTCGCTCGACAGCCTGAAATATGTCTATCCCGAAGAGATTACTTCAGAGGGTCGAACCCCCCAACAGGAACTCGAGATGCTGACCTGGCAGGGAGCCAATGAAAAGTTTAACGATAATATCCCTGAAAAGATTGCCGAGACAATCCGCTATGAGCTTGAATTCATGGAGCGGAAAAATTATGCTGCTTACTTTTTGACGGTTTATGATTTCGTCCGTTTTGCGCGTGACCGAGACATATTATGCCAGGGCCGTGGCTCGGCGGCCAATTCCGTGGTTTGCTATTGCCTCGGAATTACCTCGGTTGATCCTTCCAAATTTAAGCTGCTGTTCGCCCGTTTCATGTCTGATGCACGCAACGAGCCGCCTGATATCGATGTCGATTTTGAGCATGAGCGCCGCGAAGAAGTGATCCAATACATTTATGAGAAATATGGACGTGACCGCGCGGCCATTGTTGCAACGGTAACACAGGTGCATTGGAAAGGCGCGATTCGCGATGTGGCAAAAGCCATGGGATTATCTGCGGATGCGGTAGACAAGCTTGCCGCCACGATCTGGGAATTCCGTGACGCACTTGATGAAAACCGTATCACTTCCGAAGGCTTTAATTTGTCCGATCCGCATTTGATAAAGGTGATAGAATTGACAAAGCAATATGTCGGTTTCCCGCGCCAGCTCGGGCAGCATACGGGCGGTTTTATCATTACGCAGGACAGGCTTTCCGACCTATGCCCGATACTCAATGCGCGCATGGAAGACCGCACCAACATCGAATGGAACAAAGACGACATCGAGGCATTGGGATTTTTAAAGGTCGATGTCCTGGCCTTGGGTATGCTGACCTGCATCCGAAAGGCATTTGATTTATGTAAGCAGCATTATGGGCTGAACCTGACTTTAGCTGAAATCAATAAAGAAGACGATCCCGCCGTGTACGAGATGATCCAGCATGCCGATACGCTCGGCGTGTTCCAGATCGAGAGCCGTGCCCAGATGTCTATGCTCCCCAGGCTGAAGCCGAAATGCTTTTACGATTTGGTTATTGAAGTGGCTATCGTAAGGCCCGGGCCGATACAGGGCGACATGGTGCATCCGTATCTTAAAAGACGTAGTGACCCCAGTTTAATCGATTTTCCGAGTGAGGAACTTCGGGAAATCTTAGGGCGCACGCTCGGCGTACCACTGTTTCAGGAACAGGCAATGGAAATCGCGATTGTTGCCGCTGGTTTCACACCAGCAGAGGCTGACGGATTGCGCCGCAGTATGGCAACATTCAAGGCCAAAGGAAAGGTCAGCGATTGGGAAAGGAAACTTGTCCAGGGCATGATAAAGAAAGGCTATGAAGAAGATTTTGCAAAGCGCGTCTTCCGTCAATTGGAAGGTTTCGGCTCATACGGATTTCCCGAGAGCCATGCGGCAAGCTTTGCGTTGCTGGTTTATGTGTCGTCCTGGATCAAATACTATTATCCCGATGTATTCGCCACAGCCTTGCTCAACAGTATGCCGATGGGATTTTATCAGCCGGCACAGATCGTAATTGATGCGCGAAACCACGGGATTACGGTAAAGCCCGTCGATATCAATTATTCGGATTGGGACAATACATTAGAACAGAAATCGGGGAAATACTATGCCATTCGTTTAGGCTTCAGGCAGGTAAAAGGCTTATCAGCCGACGATATGCAGTTATTGGTTGCCGGAAGGGAAAAACTGTTCACCTCGGTGAATACTTTGCTCGATATCGGAATACCTATGGCTACGCTCGAAAAACTTGCCGATGCCGATGCATTCCGCTCAATCGGTCTTGACCGCAGGCGTGCCTTATGGGAAGTGTCCGCATTGACCGACAGCCCTGTCGGAATGTTCGAGGGCCAGCCTTCGGAAAGTATCAATGAGCCGCAACTTACATTGCCATTCCTGACAGAAGCGGCACACGTAGTCGAGGATTATGCCACTACCGGTTTATCGTTGAAAGCCCATCCGGTACATTTCATACGTCCGCAGTTGAATAGCCTGGGCGTAACGCCAAGCGGCAAACTCTCCAATATGAAAAACGGAGACAAGATCAAGGTAGCCGGACTCATAACTGTACGCCAAAGGCCAGGTACTGCCAAAGGCGTGCTTTTCGTAACCATAGAGGATGAAAGCGGTTTTGCAAACCTGGTCGTCTGGGCTAAAATTTTCGAGGCGCACCGCAGGGAAATCGTGCAGGCGCGGCTGCTGATGGTTGAAGGGAAATTGCAGATTGAGGGTGAAGTGATCCATGTAGTGGTGAACCGCTGCTTTAACCTTTCAACATTGCTTCGTGGCATGACCGAAGCACCGAATGTAGCATCTGCCCTTTCCACATTGTCCCGAGGGGATGAAAAACAAAGTGGCACGGAAGAAGTGTTTTACAAAGGCAGGAATTTCAAATAA
- a CDS encoding alpha-ketoglutarate-dependent dioxygenase AlkB family protein encodes MILTLFDDTEIFSTGTGGKKIFDLPDADVMLIDRFFNKDESDCYYRNLLQQTHWREYEMPMYDKIVTAPRMIAWFEDKQDTGSETAMPELSDDLKTIRLRVENELNAKFNAVLLNLYRNGNDSVAWHCDHTGKSGPNPIIASVTFGETRIFRLRHKTRKELPWVEIPLHHGSLLLMAGKTNNFWEHQIPKTTKKILPRINLTFRQLNR; translated from the coding sequence ATGATATTGACCCTATTCGATGATACCGAGATATTCAGCACGGGAACCGGTGGAAAAAAAATATTCGACCTTCCCGATGCAGATGTGATGCTCATTGATCGCTTTTTCAATAAGGATGAATCCGACTGTTATTACCGTAATTTACTGCAGCAAACCCATTGGCGTGAATACGAAATGCCTATGTATGACAAAATCGTCACCGCGCCACGAATGATTGCGTGGTTTGAAGACAAGCAGGACACAGGGTCGGAAACCGCGATGCCCGAACTCAGCGATGATTTAAAAACCATTCGGCTGCGTGTAGAAAATGAGCTCAATGCGAAATTCAACGCGGTCCTGCTAAATCTATACCGTAATGGGAATGACAGCGTGGCCTGGCATTGCGACCATACCGGTAAATCCGGCCCAAACCCCATCATCGCCTCGGTAACATTTGGAGAGACGCGTATCTTCCGTTTGCGTCACAAAACCCGTAAGGAGCTACCCTGGGTCGAGATCCCTCTGCACCACGGTTCGCTCCTGTTGATGGCCGGGAAAACAAATAATTTCTGGGAACATCAGATTCCAAAAACAACAAAAAAAATCTTACCCCGAATCAACCTGACTTTTCGACAGCTAAATCGTTAA
- a CDS encoding XRE family transcriptional regulator, giving the protein MSIFSDNLRYLRVKHGLTQQKIADILLIPRERYAKYEGMTDPPLDCLQKISRYYHVSIDLLLSFDIRQVPYEDLIKLEDNRILLPMAVDSFGENKIEIIPARAQAGYLSGYSDPEFIEGLQHISLPFLRNGKYRAFPVTGDSMPPHKEGSFIVGQYIERLTDVIDGKTYILITKNDGIAYKRLKKNSASSLTAQSDNTIYEPYEVKASEVLEIWQYACSIATQEFEQDDFGVMSVKDVLQGIRQDFSALRNEFAGRKVQ; this is encoded by the coding sequence ATGTCTATATTTTCAGATAACCTTAGGTACCTTCGGGTAAAGCATGGATTAACCCAGCAAAAAATTGCTGATATATTATTGATCCCGCGTGAACGCTATGCTAAATATGAGGGGATGACGGATCCGCCATTGGATTGCCTGCAGAAGATTTCGAGATATTACCATGTCAGTATTGACCTGCTATTGTCGTTTGATATCCGGCAGGTTCCTTACGAAGATTTAATCAAATTGGAGGATAACAGGATTTTGCTTCCTATGGCCGTGGACAGCTTTGGTGAAAATAAGATTGAAATTATTCCGGCCAGGGCACAAGCCGGTTATCTTAGCGGTTATTCCGATCCTGAATTTATTGAGGGGCTGCAGCACATTTCCCTGCCTTTTTTGAGGAATGGCAAATACAGGGCATTCCCTGTTACCGGGGATTCCATGCCGCCGCATAAAGAGGGCTCGTTTATTGTAGGGCAGTATATTGAGCGGCTTACCGATGTCATTGATGGGAAGACGTATATACTGATTACAAAGAATGACGGAATTGCCTATAAGCGACTTAAGAAAAACAGTGCAAGCTCACTCACGGCACAATCAGATAATACGATTTATGAGCCGTATGAAGTGAAGGCTTCTGAAGTATTGGAGATATGGCAGTATGCCTGTAGTATTGCGACACAGGAATTTGAGCAGGATGATTTCGGGGTTATGAGCGTTAAGGATGTACTGCAGGGTATCAGGCAGGATTTTTCAGCGTTGAGAAATGAATTTGCAGGCAGAAAGGTACAATAG
- a CDS encoding T9SS type A sorting domain-containing protein: MIKKLLAPAFLFLIGLGASAQIGTYPSTESFDAVFTEGQDVVFIPNWTGNRVNPTATATRIYRDETDFNSAPAAMSIIPTAAFTGNVTVSLDMTSISSLNVGFAAKAMANGNGSRNTVLEMEASIDGGATWIGNREVLSLPNEDQADFQQYNYILPLAAANQPSVLLHFLVSRGTDGTGTPARIVIDDVVFSENTATVLETDVTALAFSQLQGTPSATQPVQVNAGNLTGDINIVATTDFEISLQPDAGFTDTITLPETADFLGPVAIYVRLNAAAAGSYTGTVTISSPGAASRIVDLSGTATAVTVTNPAPLVLPGPIGSAVLESWDASSPAGSFPDHMAFWTHNVNDPGLDVSYIDDWHCPYDLSNRARFIGQGADGISFVSAANSQFTGVCDGSDPTQSSGETIAAGKPGAIVLSLETLSLQTGNPNQVNDDIVVVEWTARTIAQNSRIYGLRMQYRIGDGNGNPNAGWTEFANPQDYIVGETGTSETRFTDLPSDCIGQPLVQVRWVYYYISGTGARPNLGLDDVRVTVITLLDTPELEHRKAFGFYPNPATANTIFFNAPSDVTVSDVSGKIIKTAANASTLYVGDLNPGLYFISNNEGKVLKMIR; the protein is encoded by the coding sequence ATGATTAAAAAATTACTTGCACCCGCTTTTTTGTTTCTTATTGGTCTCGGAGCCAGTGCCCAGATTGGCACCTATCCGTCAACAGAGAGTTTTGATGCCGTGTTTACAGAAGGCCAGGACGTGGTTTTCATCCCGAACTGGACTGGAAACAGGGTAAATCCCACCGCAACCGCGACGCGCATTTACCGCGACGAAACCGATTTTAATTCTGCACCGGCAGCGATGAGTATCATCCCCACCGCCGCATTTACAGGAAACGTAACGGTGAGCCTCGACATGACCTCGATCAGCTCGCTCAATGTCGGTTTTGCAGCCAAGGCAATGGCAAACGGAAATGGCAGCAGGAATACGGTACTTGAAATGGAAGCTTCGATCGACGGTGGCGCTACCTGGATCGGAAACCGGGAGGTCCTGTCGCTACCGAATGAGGACCAGGCTGACTTTCAGCAGTATAATTACATTCTACCCCTGGCCGCTGCAAACCAACCCAGCGTGCTGCTGCACTTTCTGGTGTCGCGTGGCACCGACGGAACCGGCACACCGGCAAGGATTGTCATTGATGACGTGGTATTTTCTGAAAATACAGCCACCGTCCTGGAAACAGATGTGACGGCGCTGGCATTTTCGCAATTGCAGGGAACACCTTCCGCAACGCAACCCGTACAGGTCAATGCAGGCAATCTTACCGGCGATATCAACATCGTTGCCACAACAGATTTTGAAATTTCGTTGCAGCCCGATGCGGGTTTTACCGATACCATTACGCTCCCTGAAACTGCCGATTTCCTTGGGCCCGTCGCAATCTACGTGAGACTCAATGCTGCGGCTGCCGGTTCTTACACAGGGACGGTAACGATCTCATCACCCGGAGCAGCGTCGCGCATAGTGGATTTATCGGGGACGGCAACAGCTGTCACGGTAACAAATCCTGCACCGCTGGTACTTCCCGGGCCGATCGGTAGTGCGGTCCTGGAATCCTGGGATGCGTCGTCGCCGGCAGGTAGTTTCCCGGATCATATGGCCTTCTGGACACACAATGTGAATGATCCCGGGCTTGACGTTTCGTATATCGACGACTGGCATTGCCCTTATGATCTTAGCAACCGGGCCAGGTTCATTGGGCAGGGTGCCGACGGCATTTCTTTTGTAAGCGCGGCAAATTCGCAGTTTACAGGCGTTTGTGACGGTTCAGATCCGACACAAAGCAGCGGTGAGACCATCGCCGCCGGTAAACCCGGAGCCATTGTCCTTTCGCTGGAGACCTTATCATTACAGACCGGTAACCCAAATCAGGTGAATGATGATATTGTGGTGGTGGAATGGACGGCACGCACCATAGCCCAAAACAGCAGGATTTATGGATTGCGGATGCAGTACCGCATAGGCGACGGCAACGGAAATCCAAATGCCGGCTGGACAGAATTTGCAAATCCACAGGATTATATAGTTGGAGAAACCGGGACTTCCGAGACAAGGTTTACGGATTTGCCTTCGGACTGTATCGGCCAGCCGCTTGTTCAGGTTCGTTGGGTGTATTACTACATCAGCGGAACGGGCGCACGGCCTAACCTGGGCCTTGACGACGTGCGGGTCACTGTGATTACACTGCTCGACACCCCGGAACTGGAGCATCGTAAAGCCTTCGGTTTCTATCCGAATCCTGCAACCGCCAATACGATTTTCTTTAACGCTCCTTCAGACGTAACCGTATCTGATGTTTCAGGAAAAATTATTAAGACCGCCGCAAATGCGTCGACATTGTATGTCGGGGATTTAAATCCGGGGTTGTACTTCATCAGCAATAATGAAGGCAAAGTCTTGAAAATGATCCGATAA
- a CDS encoding ImuA family protein: MVKALQAKINAMQGFGKMPEEPVTDGLMPFSSAFPGNVFPTGAIHEFISYEPVEAASTSGFISALAGSFMKPGSLCLWIAKEKMIFPPALKQFGIEPDRMIFIKVLKPKDTLWTIEEALKCEALTAVIGEVKELGFTESRRLQLAVEQSGVTAFIHRFRPFAENATACTARWKITPLASSPEEGLPGLGHSCWDVQLLKVRNGSPHSWPVTWAGGCFRPLVEKQFSAQTQHARNAG; encoded by the coding sequence ATGGTAAAAGCACTCCAGGCCAAAATCAACGCCATGCAGGGGTTTGGAAAGATGCCGGAAGAGCCTGTCACGGATGGCCTGATGCCATTTTCTTCTGCTTTTCCCGGGAATGTTTTTCCAACGGGTGCGATTCATGAGTTCATCAGTTACGAACCTGTCGAAGCGGCTTCAACAAGCGGTTTCATCTCTGCGCTCGCGGGCAGCTTTATGAAGCCCGGCAGCCTCTGCCTTTGGATCGCCAAAGAAAAGATGATTTTTCCGCCGGCCTTAAAGCAATTTGGAATTGAGCCCGACAGGATGATTTTTATTAAGGTGCTGAAGCCTAAAGACACATTATGGACCATTGAGGAGGCGTTGAAATGCGAAGCCCTTACTGCTGTTATAGGAGAAGTAAAAGAACTCGGATTTACAGAATCAAGGCGGCTGCAACTGGCGGTTGAACAAAGTGGTGTCACGGCTTTCATCCATCGTTTCAGGCCATTTGCCGAAAATGCTACTGCCTGTACGGCACGCTGGAAAATCACACCGCTGGCCAGCAGTCCCGAAGAAGGCCTCCCCGGTTTAGGGCACAGTTGCTGGGATGTACAATTGCTTAAGGTCCGGAACGGCAGCCCCCATTCATGGCCCGTAACCTGGGCAGGAGGATGCTTCCGCCCTCTTGTAGAAAAACAGTTTTCAGCACAAACACAACACGCACGAAACGCAGGATAA
- a CDS encoding Y-family DNA polymerase, giving the protein MPRYASIWFPYLLTEYTVRRRPEFRDMPFVLTARERGRMLVKSVSETAARQGIRSGMVLADCKAIFPELEVLESEPGKTEKILQALAEWCIAYTPFTAVDMPEGLMLDITGCTRYRGGELAYLESIREKLNGFGYTVRIAIADTIGTAWAVARFGKAQAIVSSGAQGTALKELPPAALRLEPEVLARLRKLGLQRIDSFIGMPLPALRRRFGPSLPLRIGQALGQVTEIILPVKPIEPYQEKLCSLEPIPTPKGITMALQQLLETLCIRFEAEGIGLRKAVFRAYRVDGDIQQIEIGTGYPSRNPIHLFKLFETKIAMLQPDLGFETFLLEAPKVEPVTNEQAAIWSASCQNDKKVAELLDRVTAKAGAGSVSRYLPAERYWPERSVVQASPLWEKPMVKWRTDWPRPILLLSKPEPIEVTAVLPDYPPMLFRYKGVLHHVAKSDGPERIEQEWWQSKGLYRDYYCIEDENGSRYWLFRSGPYDAGRPEWFIHGFFA; this is encoded by the coding sequence ATGCCAAGATATGCCTCCATATGGTTTCCTTATCTGCTTACGGAATATACGGTGCGCAGGCGGCCGGAATTCCGTGACATGCCTTTCGTACTTACTGCGCGAGAGCGTGGCCGTATGCTGGTAAAATCGGTCAGCGAAACGGCGGCGCGCCAGGGTATTCGTTCAGGTATGGTACTGGCAGACTGCAAAGCCATTTTTCCCGAATTGGAAGTATTGGAATCCGAACCCGGAAAAACGGAAAAAATATTGCAGGCACTGGCCGAGTGGTGTATTGCCTATACACCGTTTACAGCCGTGGATATGCCGGAAGGTTTGATGCTTGACATTACGGGCTGTACACGTTATCGTGGTGGCGAATTGGCTTATCTTGAAAGCATCCGTGAAAAACTGAATGGATTTGGCTATACCGTCCGCATAGCCATTGCCGATACGATAGGTACAGCCTGGGCAGTAGCCCGTTTCGGTAAGGCGCAGGCTATCGTCAGCTCTGGCGCACAAGGTACGGCATTAAAAGAATTGCCGCCTGCTGCACTCCGCCTGGAACCGGAAGTCCTAGCGCGTTTGAGGAAATTGGGATTGCAGCGGATTGACAGTTTTATCGGCATGCCACTTCCCGCTTTACGACGTCGTTTCGGACCTTCATTGCCTTTACGGATTGGGCAGGCTTTAGGTCAGGTAACCGAAATCATCCTGCCTGTAAAGCCAATAGAGCCCTATCAGGAAAAGCTTTGCAGCCTCGAACCCATTCCCACACCCAAAGGCATTACGATGGCATTGCAACAATTACTCGAAACCCTCTGCATCCGTTTTGAAGCCGAAGGCATCGGTTTGCGCAAAGCGGTTTTCCGCGCCTATCGCGTTGACGGTGACATCCAGCAGATTGAGATCGGTACAGGCTATCCGTCACGCAATCCCATACATCTTTTCAAACTTTTCGAAACTAAGATTGCCATGCTGCAGCCTGATCTGGGTTTTGAGACTTTTTTACTTGAAGCGCCAAAAGTGGAACCGGTAACCAATGAGCAGGCCGCAATCTGGAGCGCATCGTGCCAGAATGATAAAAAGGTGGCGGAACTGCTTGACCGGGTAACGGCAAAAGCAGGCGCAGGTTCAGTAAGCCGATACCTCCCTGCAGAACGTTACTGGCCGGAACGGTCGGTAGTACAGGCCTCCCCGTTATGGGAAAAACCCATGGTAAAATGGCGCACCGATTGGCCAAGGCCAATCCTCCTTTTATCAAAACCGGAGCCGATTGAGGTAACGGCAGTCCTTCCTGATTATCCGCCGATGCTGTTCAGGTATAAGGGAGTATTGCATCATGTCGCCAAATCAGACGGTCCTGAACGCATCGAACAGGAATGGTGGCAATCGAAAGGATTGTACAGGGATTATTATTGCATAGAGGACGAAAACGGATCGCGCTATTGGTTGTTCCGCTCCGGCCCCTATGATGCCGGTCGTCCTGAATGGTTTATACACGGTTTTTTCGCATGA
- a CDS encoding T9SS-dependent choice-of-anchor J family protein, whose protein sequence is MQRHISFFILILLSGFRACLVQAQSSILEQTLLTQESFNTFTAVSVSGSQTWNFNASYGAVCSGYVSGQNFENEDWLISPAMDLSQADNVKLSFEHTRGSAAVMNLGVAEGRYKVFATDNFTGDPLTTAWVELDGLNQNLTSAWQYIPSGELFIPAAAKSATSRIAFRYLSPATPGATWEVKNVKVIGQPQEGTGSAIFKITNWNAEWLGCTTFGPTDETLQISNVATAMLLMNSDLYCLQEITNTQATPVLETLVSLMGTDVWEARIIPAVTDECDQRQAIVYKKERVQYIGGNLLNNGIAAQGNSYYYNWASGRYPALYNLNLIAGNDVVPVSIVNIHAKSEDGNAMSYTRRLGGSEALKAILDGVAYNSRNLMIIGDFNDYLNGTSSVACSCADSPYKNFVDDASHYTGITANLTTNNHPVIENTMISDELAAHYIPGSAAREVSVTQAIGNYSNTTSDHYPISTMFDFTALGVQQPDLIDSKFVIYPNPASSQITIAGAAAGALPVAIYDFTGRQIRVQQLAQNKIDVSGLPTGVYILRAGKQYAKFVKRR, encoded by the coding sequence ATGCAAAGACATATTTCATTTTTCATCCTGATTTTGCTGTCAGGATTCAGGGCCTGTTTGGTGCAGGCACAATCTTCCATCCTCGAGCAGACATTGCTCACCCAGGAAAGTTTCAACACATTTACTGCCGTGAGCGTGAGTGGTTCCCAGACCTGGAATTTCAATGCATCATACGGTGCGGTCTGCAGCGGATATGTATCCGGCCAGAATTTTGAAAATGAGGATTGGCTTATCAGCCCGGCTATGGATTTATCGCAGGCCGATAACGTGAAGCTGTCATTTGAACATACCCGCGGCAGTGCCGCCGTCATGAACCTGGGCGTGGCTGAAGGAAGGTATAAAGTTTTTGCTACCGATAATTTCACGGGAGATCCTTTGACGACCGCATGGGTCGAACTCGACGGACTCAACCAGAACCTGACCTCGGCCTGGCAATACATCCCTTCGGGCGAACTGTTTATCCCGGCAGCCGCAAAGTCGGCAACGTCGCGCATCGCTTTCCGCTACCTCAGTCCGGCCACCCCGGGCGCTACCTGGGAGGTGAAGAATGTCAAAGTCATCGGTCAGCCACAGGAGGGCACCGGATCGGCGATCTTTAAAATAACCAACTGGAATGCGGAATGGCTGGGCTGCACAACTTTCGGACCGACAGACGAAACCCTCCAAATCAGTAATGTTGCCACGGCGATGCTCCTGATGAATTCCGACCTGTATTGCCTGCAGGAAATCACCAATACGCAGGCCACACCGGTGCTGGAAACGCTGGTATCGCTTATGGGCACTGACGTATGGGAAGCCAGGATTATACCCGCTGTCACTGACGAATGCGACCAAAGACAGGCGATTGTCTATAAAAAGGAGCGCGTGCAATACATTGGCGGAAATCTGCTTAACAACGGCATCGCCGCGCAGGGGAATTCCTACTATTACAACTGGGCCAGCGGGCGCTATCCCGCTTTGTACAACCTGAATCTGATCGCAGGAAATGATGTGGTTCCGGTATCGATTGTAAACATCCATGCCAAATCAGAAGATGGCAACGCCATGAGTTACACCAGGCGCCTTGGGGGTTCAGAGGCGCTGAAAGCCATCCTTGACGGCGTGGCCTACAATTCAAGAAACCTGATGATTATTGGCGATTTCAATGACTACCTGAATGGGACATCAAGCGTGGCCTGCAGCTGTGCCGATTCGCCGTATAAGAATTTCGTTGACGACGCATCACACTACACTGGCATTACGGCCAATCTGACTACTAACAATCATCCGGTGATTGAAAACACGATGATTTCGGATGAGCTCGCAGCCCATTACATTCCGGGCAGTGCCGCCAGGGAAGTCTCGGTCACACAGGCCATCGGCAATTATTCCAATACCACTTCAGACCATTATCCGATCAGTACGATGTTTGACTTTACGGCATTGGGCGTACAGCAACCTGATCTGATTGACAGTAAATTTGTGATTTATCCCAACCCGGCATCTTCGCAAATCACAATCGCCGGCGCGGCGGCAGGGGCGCTTCCGGTTGCCATTTACGATTTCACAGGGCGGCAGATCCGCGTGCAGCAACTCGCCCAAAACAAGATTGACGTCAGTGGATTGCCAACTGGTGTCTATATCCTGAGGGCAGGGAAGCAGTATGCGAAATTTGTGAAGCGCCGCTAA